The sequence AGTCTCCAAAAGAACACAGACTACTTCACACATCCGTGAATGAATGTCAACAATTTCATGGCACTGCAAGGCACAAAAAACAGCGCGCGCTAAGCCATTTGCATTGCGCAGCATCACGGCGCCATACTGTAAACTTTCGTACTCATAGTAAGTGCCAAAAATGATGACTGGTATTTGCCAACTGTTGGCAATGCATTTCAGACGAAGCATCGCATCGAAGTCCGTTCTACACATGCGATGTAGCGATTGCCTTTTTAGGAGAGGTAAGATATATAAAATCAATTTACGGGCATTAAgactcaaaattaagaaaataatattcagGTGAATTTACTTACTGTTCCGATGGCTTAGCCCATTCTAGACCAAGTCGCTGGCCATGCAACACAGTGCCCTGTAACTGCTGTAAGCATTTCTCGGCTGCTTCGCGTGTTGTGAAATCAAAGAAGGCTGTCGTCcttacttttgtaatttttcgtaTGTCCTGGCGCGGAACACAATTCACAAGCAGCCCTATTATATCTCGATTATTTACGCAAAAATCTACATTACGCACGAAAAGTGTTTTATTCTGTGAAAAGAAAACCAATTATAAATTCTTTTCATATTTCATCTTCCCAggagtttatataaatttaccgATTTTGACATATCCGTATCGCGTTCTGTGTTTGCCCAAACAACTTTCAAGTCGCGGTCCCACATACGAATCACTCCAGGTGTTGtgctcttctttgcttctaatGCATCTAAGTGAGATGGAAACTGTATAAAGACGTGTCCGCGGTTCTTCTGCTCGGTGCATGTAGCACTCGTTATAGCTTGATGTGATCCATTGAATATTTGGTTGGCTTTGTCGTTTCCATCATTTTCGCTGTTATATTCACCATTGCTTCGTTGAGATTGACTGGCTCCACGAGAATATATATGTTGCAGTGTGGGGAAAACGTTGCGCAACTTTTCTGCAATCTCGACTTCATCTAAATGTTTAGGAATATTACTCACAAACAGGCAGCACTTTTCATATGAATGCAGAATCTCTAGCTTGCGCTTAGGAGCCACATAGAAATGGCTCAGCACCTCCATTGCACACGCCGCTTCCTCTTCAGTGGTGTACTTGACGTACGCGTAACCGCGATTTGCCTAAAGTATTCTTCTATTactaaaattcaaacaaatgcaTCCTTCTTTACAATCCCCACCTGATTGAAATCCATCGGTAAACGTATTTCATAAATGCGTCCAAAGCGTAAAAATGGTTGGACTAACTTTTGTTCATTTAAATCTCGTGGAATGCGACGCACGAATAACTCACATGTACTAGGAGGTGGTGGACCTTGCCAACCCTCAGGAGGACCAAGAACTTTGCGGCCATTCATTTGCATGATTGTaaattgctgctgttgctggcgTTGCAATTGTGGACTAGAAAGCATCCTTTGTGGTGGAGAAGGGGTAAAATTGCTTCCACTTGCAGATTCAGACGAAGAAGTCGGCGACGACAAAGGATGCGCAAAATGTAGTGGCGTGCACATTGTGGCACTCGATAGTTGATTTACTCCATTGCCTGTAGTGTACTCCATTTGCACTAAATCATAAATCACTCGGTACGAGAGTGTgaatttaaaagttattcaactATTTTTAACTTACACGACAAGAAAAATCTGGAACAATGGAGAGAAAACGAATCTTTTTACAGGCGGCTTTCCGTTGAGACAATGCTGCCAAGTTAGGATTACTATTTGAATTCACAACTTTACTTAAGAATTTCCCGTTACTTTAGGGTATTGCCAGTCGAAAGCTTGTTTGTGCAGGCAAATATAAATGCAGTGTTTTTTGCATTGATGGTATAAATAAAACCATTTGCATTTATCGTAACGATACACAGACGATAGAAAGAAATTAAGCGACTTTTAGAAGGCATGATTGAAAGttataaaattgattaaaatttttgggaaattgaatacaatttttgatgACATTACAAAATTCTCATAATGTAACAAAGATGATACCTGTTACTTCTAATAAATTACGGTACTGATTACATGCAAGCTTACCTAAATTTATTGCTGTTCAAATACGGTAGGTAAAAGTATTTTAACAACTCTATCTTTCGGTCTGCGTTAGAAGATCAAAGTGCGTAATTTTTCATAGTAAACGCGAatttcaatagaaaaataaaagaaaaggctGGAAAGTCCATTGATTTCGAAGTTTTGATCATTTTGATGGCTTGCTTTATAGAAATGTTAATGGCTTTGTAGTTTTTGAAACATTGAGCACATTTAAATTACAAagaaatgtctgccctatcagaATTATCAAGTTGTGCTTCTTCGGGCAGCTGCAGTTCTCCAGGAACTCTTTCTTCATCTTTGTCGTCATGCTCGCCCAGTCGTAATGTTTTTACTGCAGAGGAACTTCTTGAAAAGGCAGCCTCATTGCCAGCCATACTGGAGAATGGACGTAAAGTATTCGGACCGCCATTAGGTTTTGTCGGTCAGCGTCCTTCTTACCTATGTGAGCTATACGTAGCGAATTTACCCAAGTCACTGGACGAAGTGCGCTTCCTAGCCTGGCTCTATCGTTGCGGTGAGTTGTATGAAGTGCGTTTGATGATGGAATCATTTAGTATGTCGCGTGGCTATGCATTTGTACGTTACACCCAGGAGCATGAATCGTTAGCCGCATAcgaattattgaaatttgtatatGTTGACGGTGAACGACTTAGTGTCTATCGCTCTCAAGGTAAAAATCGTCTCTACGTAAGCAATATTCCGAAACACTTGCCATTGCCATCACTGGAAGCTGGCTTCAAAAACACATTCCGTGACATGGAACGTTGCACAGCACATGCGTCATCAGCTGCTGATTCCATAAGGGGTGAGCTAAATCGTGGATTTGCGTTTATTGAGTTTTATGATCACGAAACGGCGCTTCAGGCAAAGAAGCGTACAACGCCAGGACGCATGCGTATGTGGGGATACGACTTGAAAGTACAGTGGGCGAAACCGAAATCGTTGGAGCTAAATTCTAGCAGCAGTGAGGAACAGAAGGTAACTGTCATTGGAGTAGTCGATATGGTTTTTTTATGCCTGAATTTTTTCATACCATAGAAAAGGCGTTCAATGGGACAGCTCGTGAGGTATGTTCACTTAGTTAATTTGTGTCCTATGAATGTCATCTTGAATTtggttgttttatttcttctattatTTCAGTGGACAAAATGATTACTGTGCCAAATTACGCCTGTTCTGTTTGGCTAATAACTGGTGCATACCGTTGGTGGTTTATGGGCGTTGCTTGCGCGAAAAAGGCATTCAGTATGGCAGCGTAAGTAGACACTTCTAACTAcaagtatgcaaaaaaaaaaaaattatatacatatatcaaagatataaatatatatacataagaaaATAACTTATGCAATGTAGACGTAAACACATCAGATTCTGTATAAATTATGCTCAAGTATtctttaacactaaacctaccgatactttatgtattcctattcctacgAAAGTGGTTCAAATGACCCgtctttaaaatgttatatatattactaagatcacatatatttctcggtaaaaaaattagcaagagaggagtaaatcttgaaaaatacattcgatgtattttttaataaaagtcgtgaaggcaaacggcgatttaataatgttatttctaagaacttctgacaaATAGTTTAAAATGGGTAATTTGATCCGTtatggtaggtttagtgttaaatcGTCCAAAATTTCGGATACAATTTCTGGTTGacagttttggtttttgttacttTAAATGTTGACGTATTTAGATATTACTGAAAGATGCGATGAGTGCCGAGTTCAGTTGCATTTTAATGGAGGTGGCGGTAGAGCGCGAAATTCAAGACGTTCACGTTGCAATGTGCGAAGTTGCAATGCAACTGATTGAAGAAAATGCTGGGTTCCCGAAAAACCACTATGTCGTTCGATTGTTAAGTGGATTTCAAGCAGCAATAGGTAAAACCGATATTAACTGAATTGAGACGTGGCTTAACAAAAACTTGAATTTCAGTGTATAGCTGCTGCAACAATACGAATCTTTCGGCTCATTTAGCGCGTTGTGCTGCACACTTTGATAGTTTGGCTTCTATAGCCGAGTTAGCAGCCGCCTTGCAAGTATTGGCTCAGTGCTCGAcagaattaattttgaatatttataaaagaaGTTTCCTGGTGTTGCAAGGCTGCATATCACTTAAACGGGATGGCAGCATAGCGAATTTTTACGGCATTTTTCCGAAATTTCGCAACAATCCGCCACTTAACCACGGTTTCAACGACATCGAAATAACGCTTATTGTTTCCAATGTTACGTTTGAAAGCGATCATCATGCGTGCCCTGCCGAAGGCACAGATATGCAACAGTACACCGGGAGAAAACAGCACTGCCTGTTGCTGAAATCACAACGTGTACGAAATGCTGACGGTTACACTTTGCGCTACGTGGATTTGGATCAGCTAGAAAATCGTGAATTTTACCATCGCGATCAGCGAATCAATGTTTCGCCAATTTGGATTGCAGGCCAATCATAtcaaaaaacgattttcaagtagatattttttcagctttcaattattgtatttatttgtattgaaagtgaagttaattttttacttaaagcgcgtgaaacatttatttattatataatatgaattatgtattaaattttattatttaacgaTTACGtctcgcaaagccgcatatgaAATGTGTGGGTAATACAAATGCAAATGCCAATTATGTTTGAATGTCGTAATTATGTAAAAGTTTCAGcttctacaaaattttaataaatcataaGTGCCAAATGTTTGAATAAAAcgatttcttttgaatataacaaccaacactttttgaaatcatttttctatttaatgaTAACTGCTGAAACCTTAATAAACCTACTGGTGGAAGTAGTGGCCAATCTTACTTACCTGTTTCAGTGAGCTCAGAAAAAAAACACGCaaagtttaatttttccaaaaaaagttttttctattttttatttaattttgtcaaTGAGATTAGTGTCAAATCCACAAATttagtatatatatttacattgtgttgcagttaatttttaaatttcatcgcTGCCAAAATTAAGTTTTCTTACGTTAattttatgagtattttttgATAAGAATAAGTCTTTTGTAAGCTTATAGTTAAATTGAACAACAATTAAATACACacataatttatatgaaataataGCTATTGGTTGCGCGCTACACGGGGAACTAGCATGCGGAGCCAATGCATGAGCGAGCCCATCGCGCGATTGTTGAATCGAGAAGGGGTGAAGAGGCACGTGGAATATACTACAATACAAAttctaaatacaaaattttgtgtacTTAATGGAAATGAAAGTAATTGttactgttaatttttcttttttgaagtgTTGCTTCCCGATTTTTCCCTCATTACAATTTAAATACTAACATTAAAATTGAATCAAATTCCTCAGTGCTTGCAGTGCGTTGTTAAAgttgttttgctttttgattttttctactttgtttttgtaagttttcTCTGTAATTTAGgtaatttagttttttccttAAATATCCTTTAGCAatgcaatatatttatgtacaaacaGCAACTTCATTTTCTTGGTAGTGCCTAGTTTCTAATTCGTTTAGCTTCttcgttcatatttttatatatattagtattttgaaaattttctcaatttCAGCTGTCAGACTTGAGTtgctttttagtaaaaaaggtgCTGAATATCGAAAACGCTGACTtagtttttttctcttaa comes from Anastrepha ludens isolate Willacy chromosome 3, idAnaLude1.1, whole genome shotgun sequence and encodes:
- the LOC128856952 gene encoding uncharacterized protein LOC128856952, which produces MEYTTGNGVNQLSSATMCTPLHFAHPLSSPTSSSESASGSNFTPSPPQRMLSSPQLQRQQQQQFTIMQMNGRKVLGPPEGWQGPPPPSTCELFVRRIPRDLNEQKLVQPFLRFGRIYEIRLPMDFNQANRGYAYVKYTTEEEAACAMEVLSHFYVAPKRKLEILHSYEKCCLFVSNIPKHLDEVEIAEKLRNVFPTLQHIYSRGASQSQRSNGEYNSENDGNDKANQIFNGSHQAITSATCTEQKNRGHVFIQFPSHLDALEAKKSTTPGVIRMWDRDLKVVWANTERDTDMSKSNKTLFVRNVDFCVNNRDIIGLLVNCVPRQDIRKITKVRTTAFFDFTTREAAEKCLQQLQGTVLHGQRLGLEWAKPSEQQSLHRMCRTDFDAMLRLKCIANSWQIPVIIFGTYYEYESLQYGAVMLRNANGLARAVFCALQCHEIVDIHSRMCEVVCVLLETIGTFPDHNYVFFVEKDNAHLLGIVTHDTQSVSFVASHQVPKYLCFDLNEMIDLSWAVATLAAINEETLLQAYQDSFQANTVATYLQNLVVSGHRVFGTIMPKYRNKPPLKHNLNDTQIVLALCYVATGTNTVLQSRPYLAYPVCIFDSGYEVLRFVSLKLLPIAVTQSRFFVQYVLNQVQFGNVQYFHPAQRFQCPPLRITGCSYAKSIKQPAPTRITPALQHATQGQQQYNCITSGPYVPATLVTSSVVAPLHGGASLGTN
- the LOC128856953 gene encoding uncharacterized protein LOC128856953; the encoded protein is MSALSELSSCASSGSCSSPGTLSSSLSSCSPSRNVFTAEELLEKAASLPAILENGRKVFGPPLGFVGQRPSYLCELYVANLPKSLDEVRFLAWLYRCGELYEVRLMMESFSMSRGYAFVRYTQEHESLAAYELLKFVYVDGERLSVYRSQGKNRLYVSNIPKHLPLPSLEAGFKNTFRDMERCTAHASSAADSIRGELNRGFAFIEFYDHETALQAKKRTTPGRMRMWGYDLKVQWAKPKSLELNSSSSEEQKKRRSMGQLVSGQNDYCAKLRLFCLANNWCIPLVVYGRCLREKGIQYGSILLKDAMSAEFSCILMEVAVEREIQDVHVAMCEVAMQLIEENAGFPKNHYVVRLLSGFQAAIVYSCCNNTNLSAHLARCAAHFDSLASIAELAAALQVLAQCSTELILNIYKRSFLVLQGCISLKRDGSIANFYGIFPKFRNNPPLNHGFNDIEITLIVSNVTFESDHHACPAEGTDMQQYTGRKQHCLLLKSQRVRNADGYTLRYVDLDQLENREFYHRDQRINVSPIWIAGQSYQKTIFK